In the genome of Nitrospira sp. MA-1, one region contains:
- the iscX gene encoding Fe-S cluster assembly protein IscX, with protein MAQEFMWGDTEDIAIRLQEEHPDLDPLTVRFTDLHAWVVALPEFKDDPKTSNEKKLEAIQMAWYEEFQDAQS; from the coding sequence ATGGCTCAGGAATTCATGTGGGGTGATACCGAAGATATTGCTATTCGGCTGCAGGAAGAACATCCTGACCTTGATCCGTTAACCGTCAGGTTTACGGATTTGCATGCGTGGGTGGTTGCTCTTCCTGAATTCAAAGACGATCCTAAAACGTCCAATGAAAAAAAACTGGAGGCCATCCAAATGGCCTGGTATGAAGAGTTTCAGGACGCCCAGTCCTGA
- a CDS encoding PBP1A family penicillin-binding protein produces MSKSRTFFSQLRGWSWLRITIVTTFLALCIGIGGIAGILWIATRDLPTFDSFQDYHPSLVSRVYAENGEIIGQFFIERRLYTPIDKIPQAFTQAVIATEDTRFFEHPGLDIIGIGRAAWTNMKKGGRFQGASTITQQLARALFLSPERTYQRKIKELILAVKMEWVLTKEQILEMYLNQIYFGHGAYGVAAAALTYFDKNVSDLTLPESAFLAGLPKAPNTYSPYRNPDLAKSRKELVLGRMVEAGYITNEDAQAAMATTLSYRHQSIEPIAAYFLEEVRQHLVDRYGETLVYRGGLRIYTTLNIPMQKSAEEAVRTGLRQLDKRQGWRGPIEHIAFSKDFTPPDTFPELQSPKAALVHGLYRALVTDVTKKSAQVLIGNTYKGSILFEDMRWAQRRLEKNGDVGTAVVRDKASPLQLLKVGDIIEVAPKNGTVESGEFILEQTPIVEGALIALDPRTGAVQAMVGGYDFTRSQFNRAVVARRQPGSAFKPLIYASALQQGLTPATLILDAPVVYEDEDLDRIWKPENYEKRFFGTITLREALRHSRNAATVRLLEQIGVPEVVNIASNLGIRSPLSQDLSLALGSSSVTLQEITSAYGVFADQGLWLEPYLITHAKNLNGEILEQHLFEPQQAMTKENAYLITNMLMDVIQSGTGRLAKSIGRPLAGKTGTTNSYNDAWFVGYAPNLATGVWVGFDGVRTLGRLESGAHAALPIWTRFMDQALLNSPVMTFPIPSDIQFAQIDTTTGDLPSKNSRNISTEVFRKGTEPGKAAPQKANPMDFFEFDRLNSESTNQLTPF; encoded by the coding sequence ATGAGTAAATCCCGGACGTTCTTTTCCCAGCTACGCGGCTGGTCCTGGCTTCGAATTACCATAGTCACCACGTTTCTAGCCTTGTGTATCGGGATAGGAGGCATTGCGGGAATTCTCTGGATTGCGACTCGTGATCTTCCTACGTTTGACTCCTTCCAAGACTACCATCCCAGTTTAGTATCAAGAGTCTATGCAGAAAACGGTGAAATCATTGGGCAATTTTTCATCGAACGTCGTCTGTATACCCCTATCGATAAAATCCCTCAAGCCTTCACACAAGCCGTGATTGCAACGGAGGATACTCGCTTTTTTGAGCACCCTGGACTAGACATTATCGGCATCGGGCGGGCGGCTTGGACTAATATGAAAAAAGGTGGTCGTTTCCAAGGGGCGAGCACCATTACCCAACAATTAGCCCGAGCCCTTTTTCTTTCTCCGGAACGAACGTATCAGCGAAAAATCAAAGAGCTCATTCTTGCGGTAAAAATGGAATGGGTGCTGACCAAAGAGCAAATCTTAGAAATGTACCTAAACCAAATTTATTTTGGTCACGGTGCCTATGGAGTGGCAGCAGCCGCCTTAACCTATTTTGATAAAAATGTCTCCGATCTAACTCTTCCTGAATCAGCCTTTTTGGCTGGCCTTCCTAAAGCCCCGAACACCTATTCTCCCTATCGGAATCCAGATCTGGCCAAATCGCGGAAAGAATTGGTTTTGGGTCGTATGGTAGAAGCAGGGTATATCACCAACGAGGATGCGCAAGCGGCCATGGCCACAACCCTATCCTACCGCCATCAGTCCATTGAACCGATCGCCGCCTATTTCCTGGAAGAGGTCCGTCAGCACCTGGTGGATCGGTACGGAGAAACCCTCGTGTATAGGGGTGGGCTACGAATCTACACCACTTTAAATATTCCCATGCAAAAAAGCGCGGAGGAGGCCGTTCGCACAGGTCTCCGTCAATTAGATAAACGGCAAGGCTGGCGCGGACCAATTGAACATATTGCCTTTTCCAAAGATTTTACGCCTCCGGATACCTTTCCGGAACTACAGAGTCCAAAGGCAGCTCTTGTCCATGGCCTCTACCGAGCCCTCGTGACCGACGTGACTAAAAAATCTGCTCAAGTCTTGATTGGAAATACCTATAAAGGCTCTATTCTTTTCGAGGATATGCGCTGGGCTCAACGGCGATTGGAGAAAAATGGGGACGTTGGAACGGCGGTCGTCCGTGATAAAGCCTCACCACTCCAACTTCTGAAGGTGGGGGATATTATTGAAGTCGCTCCCAAAAACGGCACTGTCGAGTCTGGGGAATTTATCTTAGAGCAAACTCCAATTGTGGAAGGCGCCCTTATCGCCTTGGATCCCAGGACTGGTGCTGTTCAAGCCATGGTGGGAGGATATGATTTTACTCGGAGTCAGTTTAATCGAGCAGTGGTTGCACGTCGACAACCCGGCTCAGCATTCAAGCCACTCATTTATGCTTCGGCACTCCAACAGGGCCTGACACCGGCAACCCTAATTCTTGATGCCCCCGTGGTGTATGAAGACGAGGATTTAGACCGGATTTGGAAACCAGAAAATTATGAAAAACGATTTTTTGGGACAATTACCCTACGTGAAGCGTTGCGCCATTCCCGTAATGCCGCAACCGTGAGATTGCTTGAACAAATTGGAGTTCCCGAAGTCGTCAATATCGCCAGCAACCTCGGAATTCGAAGTCCACTCAGCCAGGACCTCTCCCTGGCCTTAGGATCTTCCAGCGTGACCCTCCAAGAAATCACCTCTGCCTATGGCGTCTTCGCGGATCAGGGATTGTGGCTTGAACCTTACCTGATTACGCATGCAAAGAACCTCAACGGGGAGATCTTAGAACAGCATCTGTTCGAACCTCAACAGGCGATGACCAAGGAAAACGCCTACTTGATCACCAATATGCTCATGGATGTCATTCAAAGCGGAACAGGAAGACTCGCCAAATCTATTGGGCGGCCATTGGCAGGAAAAACGGGAACCACCAATAGTTATAACGATGCGTGGTTTGTCGGGTATGCTCCGAATTTGGCGACGGGAGTATGGGTGGGTTTTGATGGGGTTCGGACACTGGGCAGATTGGAATCCGGAGCACATGCGGCCCTCCCAATTTGGACCCGGTTTATGGATCAAGCACTTCTCAACTCACCCGTTATGACCTTTCCCATCCCTAGTGATATTCAATTCGCACAGATCGACACCACGACTGGTGATTTGCCATCAAAGAACAGTCGAAACATCAGTACGGAAGTTTTTCGTAAAGGGACGGAACCAGGAAAAGCGGCTCCTCAGAAAGCGAACCCTATGGATTTTTTTGAGTTCGACCGGTTGAACTCGGAGTCCACCAACCAGCTTACCCCATTTTAA
- a CDS encoding 2Fe-2S iron-sulfur cluster-binding protein, with protein MGGSNPYIEKSETAVAKKPFKLTFITPEKPIEIEVDPEKFPYGETGLPGSILDIALGNGIDVEHACGGVCACSTCHIIVKQGLDTCNEATDDENDQLDEAPGLTLQSRLGCQCVPNGEKDLIIEIPEWNKNLVKESH; from the coding sequence ATGGGAGGCAGTAATCCATATATTGAGAAAAGTGAAACGGCGGTTGCAAAAAAACCATTTAAACTTACCTTTATCACACCAGAAAAGCCTATTGAAATTGAGGTTGACCCGGAGAAGTTCCCTTATGGAGAGACAGGATTACCTGGGAGCATCTTAGATATTGCGCTGGGAAATGGCATCGATGTGGAACATGCATGCGGCGGAGTCTGTGCCTGCTCAACCTGTCATATCATTGTGAAACAAGGGCTCGACACCTGTAACGAGGCCACTGATGACGAAAATGACCAATTAGATGAAGCTCCAGGGCTCACCCTGCAATCAAGACTCGGATGCCAGTGCGTACCGAATGGGGAAAAAGATCTCATCATCGAAATCCCGGAATGGAACAAAAATCTCGTAAAAGAAAGTCACTAA
- a CDS encoding iron-sulfur cluster assembly accessory protein gives METKTTESNSTVAMTDEALKEVKRLLDLQGITEGGLRLGVKGGGCSGLSYTVNFDDKIGEFDTVTEVDGVKVIVDAKSAIYLQGMTLDYQKDMVSGAFKFINPNATKTCGCGESFSA, from the coding sequence ATGGAAACAAAAACTACGGAAAGCAATTCAACGGTTGCCATGACCGATGAGGCGTTGAAAGAGGTCAAACGGTTATTGGACCTTCAGGGAATTACTGAAGGAGGTCTTCGGTTGGGAGTGAAGGGTGGCGGTTGTTCAGGATTGAGCTATACCGTCAACTTCGATGACAAGATCGGGGAGTTTGATACCGTTACCGAGGTGGATGGCGTGAAAGTGATCGTCGATGCAAAAAGCGCTATTTATCTTCAAGGCATGACCCTGGATTATCAAAAGGACATGGTGAGTGGAGCCTTTAAATTTATTAATCCCAATGCCACCAAAACCTGTGGGTGCGGAGAGTCGTTTTCAGCGTAA
- the iscU gene encoding Fe-S cluster assembly scaffold IscU: protein MAYSEKVIDHYNNPRNVGSFQKDADDVGTGVVGAPECGDVMKLQIKVENDTIVDAKFKTFGCGSAIASSSLATEWLKGKTLEDAQKIKNTDIVHELNLPPVKIHCSVLAEDAIKAALGDYQKKAGEKKPKPEAATTSS, encoded by the coding sequence ATGGCCTATAGTGAAAAAGTCATTGATCATTACAACAATCCCCGTAATGTGGGAAGTTTTCAAAAAGATGCCGACGATGTCGGAACAGGGGTTGTTGGAGCCCCGGAATGTGGCGATGTGATGAAACTTCAAATTAAAGTCGAAAACGACACCATTGTGGATGCCAAGTTCAAGACGTTTGGCTGTGGTTCGGCCATTGCCAGTTCCAGTTTGGCGACCGAATGGCTCAAAGGGAAAACCCTAGAAGATGCTCAAAAGATTAAAAATACGGATATTGTTCATGAATTAAATCTTCCACCCGTCAAAATCCATTGTTCCGTGTTGGCGGAAGATGCCATTAAAGCGGCCTTGGGGGATTATCAGAAAAAAGCTGGAGAGAAAAAACCCAAGCCGGAAGCAGCCACTACTTCATCCTAG
- the hscB gene encoding Fe-S protein assembly co-chaperone HscB: MEPQQQATTKPRELPMARSMCWHCQSEVTGEYLCGQCVKVQPLSKDLDYFSCFQLPRLLNIDEQQLEQTFYELSRTFHPDFYSTKDESEKAISLGNSAFLNTGYRILKDPIQRAEYLIRLEAGAVKDIRSNPPADLFEEVLELQEDLETFRQLAPNGTSSELEVLRTKLQDEREGLEKRQAEMEKSLQHKFTEWDQLQGEPPDSSQTREKKNTLLRGMQEILSNRTYVRNMVDDLLETTG; encoded by the coding sequence ATGGAACCCCAACAGCAAGCCACGACAAAACCCCGCGAACTTCCGATGGCGCGCAGTATGTGCTGGCACTGCCAATCCGAAGTCACGGGAGAATACCTCTGTGGCCAGTGTGTCAAAGTTCAGCCACTTTCGAAAGACTTGGATTATTTTTCCTGCTTTCAACTGCCTCGTTTGTTGAATATTGATGAACAACAGTTGGAGCAGACTTTTTATGAATTAAGTCGTACTTTTCATCCGGATTTTTATTCGACCAAAGATGAATCGGAAAAAGCCATTAGTTTGGGAAATTCGGCGTTTTTGAATACCGGTTATCGGATACTCAAAGATCCTATTCAACGGGCCGAATATTTAATCCGCTTAGAGGCTGGAGCAGTAAAAGATATTCGATCGAATCCCCCTGCTGATCTGTTTGAAGAAGTTCTTGAGTTACAAGAGGATTTGGAAACCTTCCGTCAATTGGCCCCCAATGGCACGTCATCGGAACTTGAGGTGCTTCGGACAAAGTTGCAGGACGAACGGGAAGGTCTGGAAAAACGACAAGCCGAAATGGAAAAATCCCTGCAGCATAAGTTCACGGAATGGGATCAGTTGCAGGGAGAACCCCCTGATTCGAGCCAAACCCGTGAAAAGAAAAATACTCTGTTGCGGGGTATGCAGGAAATTCTCTCTAATCGAACATACGTGCGGAATATGGTTGACGATTTGCTGGAAACGACGGGCTAA
- a CDS encoding IscS subfamily cysteine desulfurase: protein MKLPIYLDNHSTTPCDPRVLEAMLPYFTEKFGNAASRNHSFGWEAEEAVEVARKQIAHLIHADAKELIFTSGATESDNLALQGVVEMYREKGNHIITGSTEHRAVIDTAKYLEKKGVKVTFLPVDKAGMVSPDDVRNAITDQTILISIMMANNEIGTINPVAAIGKVAKEKGVLFHCDATQGVGKIPVNVQEMGIDLMSFTAHKIYGPKGVGALYVRRKAPRVRLEAMMYGGGHERGMRSGTLPVPLIIGFGKACELCEQEMSSESVRMAKMRDRLQEGIMSKMDEVYLNGHPTERLPNNLNISFAYVEGEALLMGVKEIALSSGSACTSATLEPSYVLRALGVGSDLAHSSIRFGLGRFNTDEEVEYTIDRMIKAVTHLREMSPLYEMAKEGVDLKSVQWAAH from the coding sequence ATGAAGTTGCCTATATATTTGGATAATCATTCAACGACCCCCTGCGATCCTCGGGTACTTGAAGCGATGCTCCCCTACTTCACCGAGAAATTCGGGAATGCGGCCAGCCGGAATCACAGTTTCGGTTGGGAAGCGGAAGAGGCTGTGGAAGTGGCCAGAAAGCAGATTGCGCATCTTATTCACGCCGATGCCAAAGAACTTATCTTTACCAGTGGAGCAACGGAATCGGATAATCTGGCCTTACAGGGCGTAGTCGAAATGTACCGGGAAAAAGGGAATCATATTATTACAGGTTCGACGGAACACCGGGCGGTGATTGATACGGCGAAATATCTGGAAAAGAAGGGCGTCAAGGTCACTTTCCTCCCTGTTGATAAAGCAGGCATGGTGAGCCCGGATGACGTACGTAATGCCATTACCGATCAGACGATTTTAATATCGATTATGATGGCCAACAATGAGATCGGTACGATCAATCCTGTGGCGGCAATCGGAAAAGTTGCTAAAGAAAAAGGCGTCCTCTTCCACTGTGATGCAACGCAAGGAGTGGGAAAAATTCCTGTGAATGTTCAGGAAATGGGTATTGATCTGATGTCCTTTACCGCCCATAAGATTTATGGTCCAAAGGGCGTAGGAGCCTTATATGTCAGACGTAAGGCGCCAAGAGTGAGGTTGGAGGCGATGATGTATGGCGGGGGGCATGAGCGGGGTATGCGATCGGGAACCTTGCCTGTGCCGCTCATAATTGGATTTGGAAAAGCGTGCGAACTATGCGAGCAGGAGATGTCTTCGGAGTCTGTTCGTATGGCCAAGATGCGTGATCGCCTTCAAGAAGGCATTATGAGTAAGATGGATGAGGTCTATTTAAACGGGCACCCAACGGAACGGTTGCCGAATAATCTCAATATTAGTTTTGCGTATGTTGAAGGAGAGGCGTTGCTCATGGGGGTCAAAGAAATTGCGTTGTCTTCCGGTTCGGCTTGTACTTCGGCTACGCTTGAGCCGTCCTACGTGTTGCGTGCCCTAGGAGTTGGATCGGATTTGGCTCATTCATCGATCCGCTTTGGGCTCGGTCGGTTTAATACCGATGAGGAGGTGGAATACACCATTGATCGAATGATCAAGGCTGTGACGCACCTTCGAGAAATGTCCCCGCTTTATGAGATGGCCAAGGAAGGGGTGGATTTGAAAAGTGTTCAATGGGCAGCTCATTAA
- the dnaK gene encoding molecular chaperone DnaK, with the protein MGRIVGIDLGTTNSLVAFMDQEGPHVIPGPDGQTKVPSIVGLTDNGLIVGEPAKAHLIRDPSRTIYSVKRFMGKGLDDVKDELKYFPYQLHEKNGVIRIEVGDKTYSPPQVSAMILKELKRRAEEYLKEDISKAVITVPAYFNDSQRQATKDAGLIAGMEVLRIINEPTAASLAYGLQKKTQGLIAIYDLGGGTFDISILKLKDGIFEVLATNGDTHLGGDDFDQRLVDVMVDEILRIQGLDIGESLDLMQTVRLEAERVKVRLSDETHTKAVIELPDGKYEKTWTREDMEALTMDLVERTLAPCRSALKDAGLHANQIDEVVLVGGNTRMPLVWRKVEELFDKKPHSELNPDEVVALGAAVQADILGGHTTDLLLLDVTPLSLGIETMGGVMSALIRRNTTIPTSAKEMFTTYVDGQTSVDIHILQGERELVKDNRSLARFQLKLPPLPAGVPRVEVNFLIDANGILHVTARDIRTGEAQSVQVKPSHGLTDDEVEGMIRDSFQFATEDIKARQIIEARNEANAIIVATEKALVRATNLINDKETESIRRILQQLGEVKEGEDHRVIRAKIAEAEKTTHHLAEVLMDATLKEALESKKLSDIIK; encoded by the coding sequence GTGGGTCGTATTGTTGGCATTGATTTAGGAACGACAAACTCGCTGGTTGCCTTTATGGATCAAGAAGGGCCTCATGTCATTCCAGGTCCGGACGGGCAGACCAAAGTCCCATCCATCGTGGGGTTAACGGATAATGGGTTGATCGTGGGGGAACCCGCAAAAGCCCATTTGATTCGTGACCCTTCCCGTACCATTTATTCCGTGAAGCGGTTTATGGGAAAGGGGTTAGACGATGTGAAGGACGAGTTGAAGTATTTTCCCTATCAGCTTCATGAAAAAAACGGAGTGATTCGCATTGAAGTTGGAGATAAGACCTATTCTCCGCCTCAAGTGTCTGCCATGATTTTGAAGGAATTAAAGCGGCGGGCCGAGGAATATTTAAAAGAAGACATCTCCAAGGCCGTGATCACGGTCCCGGCGTATTTCAATGATAGTCAACGACAGGCCACCAAAGATGCCGGGCTGATTGCCGGGATGGAAGTTTTGCGAATCATTAATGAGCCGACAGCCGCTTCGCTGGCCTATGGCCTACAGAAAAAAACACAAGGGCTGATTGCGATCTATGATTTAGGCGGGGGAACGTTCGATATCTCTATCCTCAAATTAAAGGACGGGATCTTTGAAGTCCTGGCCACGAATGGGGATACTCATTTAGGGGGAGATGATTTCGATCAACGGCTCGTTGATGTCATGGTTGATGAAATTTTAAGAATTCAGGGCTTGGATATTGGCGAGTCTCTCGATTTGATGCAAACCGTTCGGCTTGAGGCGGAACGCGTCAAAGTTCGGCTGTCTGATGAAACGCACACGAAGGCTGTCATTGAGCTTCCCGATGGGAAATATGAAAAGACGTGGACACGGGAGGACATGGAAGCGTTAACCATGGATTTGGTGGAACGTACTCTTGCTCCCTGTCGAAGCGCGCTCAAAGACGCTGGATTACATGCTAATCAAATTGATGAAGTGGTCCTGGTCGGCGGGAATACTCGCATGCCGCTGGTCTGGCGAAAAGTGGAAGAACTTTTTGACAAAAAGCCTCACTCTGAACTTAATCCTGATGAGGTCGTCGCGTTGGGGGCGGCTGTGCAAGCGGATATTTTAGGGGGGCATACCACGGATCTGTTGTTACTGGACGTTACTCCCTTGTCATTGGGAATCGAAACAATGGGTGGGGTCATGAGTGCGCTGATCCGTCGAAATACCACGATTCCAACCAGTGCAAAGGAAATGTTTACCACCTATGTCGATGGGCAAACCTCTGTGGATATTCATATCCTCCAGGGAGAACGGGAATTGGTCAAAGATAATCGAAGTTTGGCCCGTTTCCAATTAAAGCTTCCACCTTTGCCGGCAGGGGTGCCTCGTGTGGAAGTCAATTTTCTCATTGATGCCAATGGGATCCTACACGTGACGGCCAGGGATATACGGACAGGTGAGGCTCAGTCGGTTCAGGTGAAGCCTTCCCATGGACTGACCGACGACGAGGTGGAAGGCATGATTCGGGATTCTTTCCAATTTGCCACAGAAGACATCAAAGCCCGTCAGATTATTGAAGCCCGAAATGAAGCCAATGCGATCATTGTGGCAACCGAAAAGGCTCTGGTGCGCGCAACGAATTTAATTAATGACAAGGAAACTGAAAGCATCCGCCGGATTTTGCAGCAGCTTGGTGAAGTCAAAGAGGGAGAGGATCATCGTGTGATTCGTGCGAAAATTGCTGAGGCTGAAAAGACGACTCACCATTTGGCCGAAGTGTTGATGGATGCCACGTTGAAAGAAGCTCTCGAAAGTAAGAAATTATCTGATATCATTAAATAA
- a CDS encoding Rrf2 family transcriptional regulator, whose amino-acid sequence MLKLSKKADYALMALQYMAMVRSGETSPFNPNRIVNTKEIAEEHHIPLELLAKVLQTLAKYDMVESQNGPKGGYLLVREPREISIAQVLEAIEGPLGIADCYHEKDEHAPCEQIEHCNIRTPLLRVQESIFHLLNSMSIEDMMAEPPLIIVESRKTKGVQL is encoded by the coding sequence ATGCTGAAGCTTTCGAAAAAAGCAGATTATGCCCTGATGGCTCTTCAATATATGGCCATGGTCCGATCTGGGGAAACCAGTCCTTTTAATCCTAATAGGATAGTCAATACCAAAGAAATTGCTGAGGAGCATCATATCCCATTGGAACTGTTAGCCAAAGTGCTTCAGACCCTGGCCAAATATGACATGGTGGAAAGTCAAAATGGACCCAAGGGAGGCTATCTCTTGGTCCGTGAGCCACGGGAGATCTCTATTGCCCAGGTGCTGGAAGCGATTGAAGGGCCACTTGGGATTGCCGATTGTTACCATGAAAAAGATGAACATGCTCCCTGTGAACAAATAGAGCATTGCAATATCCGGACACCTCTGTTGCGCGTACAAGAAAGCATTTTTCATTTACTCAATAGCATGTCTATTGAAGATATGATGGCCGAGCCCCCCTTAATCATTGTGGAATCTCGTAAAACAAAAGGAGTTCAATTATGA